The following proteins come from a genomic window of Halorussus halophilus:
- a CDS encoding ABC transporter substrate-binding protein, giving the protein MTDTDNLSRRRFLQATGGAASAVALAGCTGGEGGQSTTTSGGNKSKGNKVNKPGDDANVLRLINSTMSTMDPIKATDTASGTVIQQVFDGLMNYPNGTVEPKAQIAKSHQVSDDYKTYTFKLKEGVKFHNGDEVTADDFVYSWERLAASENSRRAYFILDSIGVKHETKTVTQDGEESEVYKPGTLGVSAEGDYTLKIELSAPFHSTLPMLAYTSFAVIPKGSIGDKGSKDDSKKHKDFATKNPVGAGPFTFETWESNTECRVNKYDDYHGKKAKVDGIHWRISSSSDARFTYGIVNKNADMVTSFPTPKYDPNKVSVDKTDKLGRKIGTYGKTKGGATMKYEAVPTINAFYIGFNMNSVEKPVRQAAAYALNQKELADKIFKGRVKPSYHFTPPSIYPNGAKEYTSHAKNNYPYGYNEQDLQQAKKVMEDAGYGPDNKASFTFTVYESSPTWAEAGKLLRDKLQSAHINMKVEKAPFSTLLKRGRNGKLEAYSLGWIMDWPAPDNFLQLLNPPQTDTSKAAPTSYINWSGTEGAEQAAEAWKTVQDNAAPTDEAQKARNEAYVAIEEANWEDVGFLPAYHRIDERFTYNWITRPKFGGAGYSRQMYNTVEIGDRK; this is encoded by the coding sequence ATGACAGATACTGACAATCTCAGCCGTCGTCGCTTCCTGCAAGCGACTGGCGGTGCGGCATCGGCTGTAGCTCTCGCTGGCTGTACTGGCGGCGAAGGCGGTCAAAGTACGACTACTTCGGGTGGCAACAAGTCGAAAGGAAATAAGGTCAACAAACCGGGCGACGACGCGAACGTCCTCCGCCTGATCAACTCCACGATGAGTACGATGGACCCGATCAAGGCGACCGACACCGCGTCCGGGACGGTCATTCAGCAGGTCTTCGACGGCCTGATGAACTACCCGAACGGTACCGTCGAACCGAAGGCCCAAATCGCCAAGAGCCACCAGGTTTCCGACGACTACAAGACGTACACCTTCAAGCTCAAGGAAGGCGTCAAGTTCCACAACGGCGACGAAGTCACGGCTGACGACTTCGTCTATTCGTGGGAACGCCTCGCAGCCTCCGAGAACTCCCGCCGTGCCTACTTCATCCTCGACTCCATCGGCGTCAAACACGAGACCAAGACGGTCACGCAAGACGGCGAGGAGAGCGAGGTCTACAAGCCCGGCACGCTCGGCGTGTCGGCGGAAGGCGACTACACGCTGAAGATCGAGCTGTCGGCCCCGTTCCACTCGACGCTCCCGATGCTCGCGTACACGTCGTTCGCGGTCATCCCGAAGGGCAGCATCGGCGACAAAGGCTCCAAGGACGACAGCAAGAAGCACAAGGATTTCGCCACGAAGAACCCCGTCGGCGCAGGTCCGTTCACGTTCGAGACGTGGGAGAGCAACACGGAATGCCGCGTCAACAAGTACGACGACTACCACGGCAAGAAAGCCAAGGTTGACGGCATCCACTGGCGCATCTCGTCCAGTTCCGACGCGCGGTTCACCTACGGTATCGTCAACAAGAACGCCGACATGGTCACGTCGTTCCCGACGCCGAAGTACGACCCCAACAAGGTCAGCGTCGATAAGACGGACAAGCTCGGCCGCAAGATCGGTACCTACGGCAAGACCAAGGGTGGCGCGACGATGAAGTACGAGGCCGTCCCGACCATCAACGCCTTCTACATCGGGTTCAACATGAACTCGGTCGAGAAGCCTGTGCGACAGGCGGCCGCCTACGCGCTGAACCAGAAGGAGCTCGCCGACAAGATCTTCAAGGGTCGCGTGAAGCCGAGCTACCACTTCACGCCGCCGTCGATCTACCCGAACGGCGCGAAAGAGTACACCAGCCACGCGAAGAACAACTACCCGTACGGCTACAACGAGCAGGACCTCCAGCAGGCAAAGAAGGTCATGGAAGACGCAGGCTACGGCCCGGACAACAAGGCCAGCTTCACCTTCACGGTCTACGAGTCCTCGCCGACGTGGGCAGAGGCCGGGAAGCTCCTGCGTGACAAGCTCCAGAGCGCGCACATCAACATGAAGGTCGAGAAAGCGCCGTTCTCGACCCTCCTCAAGCGCGGTCGCAACGGCAAACTCGAAGCCTACTCGCTCGGCTGGATCATGGACTGGCCGGCACCGGACAACTTCCTCCAGCTGCTGAACCCGCCGCAAACTGACACCTCGAAGGCCGCACCGACCTCCTACATCAACTGGTCGGGCACCGAGGGAGCCGAGCAGGCGGCAGAAGCGTGGAAGACGGTCCAGGACAACGCCGCACCGACCGACGAGGCCCAGAAGGCCCGCAACGAGGCGTACGTCGCCATCGAAGAGGCAAACTGGGAGGACGTCGGCTTCCTGCCAGCCTACCACCGCATCGACGAGCGGTTCACCTACAACTGGATCACCCGACCGAAGTTCGGCGGCGCTGGCTACAGTCGCCAGATGTACAACACCGTCGAAATCGGCGACCGCAAGTAA
- a CDS encoding DUF7556 family protein, with protein MVTDTATPSEAAECEVMASLDDDGRTERFIIADTTADDAWLSMPASKSSALPSWR; from the coding sequence ATGGTCACCGATACGGCCACCCCGTCGGAAGCGGCAGAGTGCGAGGTCATGGCCTCGCTGGACGACGATGGACGCACGGAGCGTTTCATTATCGCAGACACGACAGCCGACGACGCGTGGCTCTCGATGCCAGCCTCCAAGAGTTCCGCACTCCCGAGTTGGCGGTGA
- a CDS encoding PPC domain-containing DNA-binding protein has translation MNYREVSGDREFVARLGHGEDWRAEIESLADDEEIDAAWFVAMGAVQDATIWFYDQTDMEYKDVEFDEPLEVAACVGNVSWLDGERFAHTHAVLSRRSGQTLAGHLDSATVFAGELYVRSFEEELAREHDEPTDLDLWL, from the coding sequence ATGAACTATCGGGAGGTGTCCGGGGACCGCGAGTTCGTCGCTCGACTCGGTCACGGCGAAGACTGGCGCGCGGAAATCGAGTCGCTGGCGGACGACGAGGAAATCGACGCCGCGTGGTTCGTCGCCATGGGTGCCGTACAGGACGCGACGATCTGGTTCTACGACCAGACCGACATGGAGTACAAAGACGTCGAGTTCGACGAACCGCTGGAAGTCGCCGCCTGCGTCGGGAACGTCTCGTGGTTGGACGGCGAGCGATTCGCACACACCCACGCGGTCCTCTCGCGTCGGAGCGGCCAGACCCTCGCGGGCCACCTCGACTCGGCGACGGTGTTCGCCGGAGAACTGTACGTGCGCTCGTTCGAAGAAGAACTCGCCCGAGAACACGACGAACCCACCGACTTGGACCTCTGGCTGTAA
- a CDS encoding ABC transporter permease produces the protein MSRWRYFARRLLLSVPILLFGASITFLVIRAGPLDPVSAILGPKGDPQSYNTIRRQLGLNQPLWQQYIDYMINLFTFDLGESWVVQPDTSVYSLVVDYAPRTIWLGFWSVLIALFVGIPLGFYAGLNPNTFSDYIASFGGIVWRAMPNFWLAVILMSLLSQSEKFLFGFNWENWIVPVIVTGPPPLPDPIWGLFTDPTQFMKALKKIAPAALVLGSASMGNEMRIGRTAVLETVNSNFIETAKAKGVPPRSLVWKHIFRNALIPLVPVITGEAFILIGGSVLVETVFDISGIGFLFFQAVKNGDMPLVGSLMFIFILLVVLINILQDFLYTIIDPRVGYDGGA, from the coding sequence GTGAGTCGGTGGCGTTACTTCGCACGGCGGTTGCTATTGTCAGTACCGATTCTGCTCTTCGGAGCGTCGATAACGTTCTTGGTGATTCGCGCCGGGCCACTAGACCCGGTGTCGGCTATCCTCGGACCGAAAGGAGACCCCCAATCGTACAACACGATTCGGCGGCAACTCGGTCTGAATCAGCCGCTGTGGCAACAGTACATCGACTACATGATCAACCTCTTCACCTTCGACTTGGGCGAGTCGTGGGTGGTCCAGCCTGACACGAGCGTCTACTCACTCGTCGTGGACTACGCGCCACGAACCATCTGGCTGGGCTTCTGGTCGGTGCTAATCGCGCTGTTCGTCGGCATCCCGCTCGGTTTCTACGCGGGACTCAACCCGAACACGTTCAGCGACTACATCGCTTCGTTCGGTGGTATCGTCTGGCGCGCCATGCCGAACTTCTGGCTCGCCGTCATTCTGATGAGCCTCCTCTCGCAGTCCGAGAAGTTCCTCTTCGGGTTCAACTGGGAGAACTGGATAGTGCCGGTCATCGTCACTGGTCCACCACCGCTCCCCGACCCGATTTGGGGACTGTTCACCGACCCGACGCAGTTCATGAAGGCGCTCAAGAAGATAGCCCCGGCCGCACTCGTGCTGGGGTCGGCGTCGATGGGTAACGAGATGCGTATCGGTCGAACCGCCGTCTTGGAGACGGTCAACTCGAACTTCATCGAGACGGCGAAGGCGAAGGGCGTCCCGCCGCGGTCGCTCGTGTGGAAACACATCTTCCGCAACGCGCTCATCCCGCTGGTGCCGGTCATCACGGGTGAGGCGTTCATCCTCATCGGCGGGTCCGTTCTCGTCGAGACCGTCTTCGACATCAGCGGAATCGGCTTCCTGTTCTTCCAAGCGGTCAAGAACGGGGACATGCCGCTCGTCGGCTCGCTGATGTTCATCTTCATCCTGCTCGTCGTGCTAATCAACATTCTACAGGACTTCCTGTACACGATAATCGACCCGCGTGTCGGTTACGATGGGGGAGCCTAA